The following coding sequences are from one Desulfosporosinus orientis DSM 765 window:
- a CDS encoding DUF2442 domain-containing protein has protein sequence MIYPIAGYKGGNKISRIINVTANDDYTLLIEFEHGNQIRFNMEEMVRKLPYNAISDLEIFKKFRVEDTAICWDADKPTLIPLRLTVDNILFTIRG, from the coding sequence ATGATTTATCCAATAGCTGGTTATAAGGGAGGGAATAAAATAAGCAGGATTATCAATGTAACAGCAAATGATGATTACACGCTTCTCATTGAGTTCGAGCATGGTAATCAGATACGCTTCAACATGGAAGAGATGGTAAGGAAATTGCCCTATAATGCTATAAGCGATCTGGAAATCTTTAAAAAGTTCCGGGTTGAAGATACAGCCATTTGTTGGGATGCGGATAAGCCCACCCTGATTCCGCTCCGGCTTACGGTGGACAATATCCTTTTTACCATCAGGGGTTAA